The DNA region GGGAGTGTATCGCACCTATCTGCCTGAAGTCGAACTGATGAAGCGCGAGGCCATAGGGCAGGGTGTGCCGGCTGAGCGCGTCTTGACGTTGTCGTCCGGGGCCAGCTTTACGAGGGAAGAGATTCAGCAAATGAAGGCTCTCTTGACGGGTCACGGATGGAATCGTGTCTTGCTGGTCACGTCGAACTATCACGCGCGCCGCGTCCGCATCATCGCCCGCAAAGTGCTTGGCGAAAGCGGCATCGCGTTCCGCGTGGTATCCGCGCCGGACAGCGAATTTCCTGCCGACGGTTGGTGGCGAACCGACACCGGGCAAAGCTGTTTCTGGCTGGAGACACAAAAGGTGGTTTGGACCTACTTGGAATTGGCGTTGGGGAAGGATTAGCTGGCAAGGGGCGGTGTTTACTTCCGGAGTTTTGCTGTACTATAGTTGAGACTTGCCCGCGGCTTCAGGAATTGACCGGCGATTC from Candidatus Acidiferrales bacterium includes:
- a CDS encoding YdcF family protein translates to MTRGGIFAKLLFLIFLLFLLGVAYLFRGPVLRSLGRWWVVSEEPEKVQVIAVCSGDNAYGERVRKAVELYRAGWGEWLLLSGGVYRTYLPEVELMKREAIGQGVPAERVLTLSSGASFTREEIQQMKALLTGHGWNRVLLVTSNYHARRVRIIARKVLGESGIAFRVVSAPDSEFPADGWWRTDTGQSCFWLETQKVVWTYLELALGKD